One Elusimicrobiota bacterium genomic region harbors:
- a CDS encoding tetratricopeptide repeat protein, which yields MIKAKDFLFLASCFLFLVLSSGCSTNRAIRTGDYWGNQAAVQQFQRAEKYYYDGKYNEAIAEYQYYIDQFGDIYYGDEAQKKISESFVRMNQWNEAAESYEELTNKFPKSQYASWALDESAKIYEQISNFREAVRIYQRIIEEYYTMPQRPDAVKKIKEILLTKYSENRWAKKKIEEIDKIIIKKQTE from the coding sequence ATGATAAAAGCTAAAGATTTCTTGTTTCTTGCTTCTTGCTTCTTGTTTCTTGTTTTATCTTCCGGTTGTTCTACAAATAGGGCAATAAGAACGGGTGATTATTGGGGGAACCAGGCAGCGGTACAACAATTCCAAAGGGCAGAAAAATATTACTACGATGGTAAATATAATGAAGCAATTGCTGAATACCAGTATTATATCGACCAATTCGGTGATATTTATTATGGAGATGAAGCACAAAAAAAAATCTCTGAATCATTTGTCAGAATGAATCAATGGAATGAAGCGGCTGAATCATACGAAGAACTTACTAATAAGTTTCCAAAGAGTCAATATGCATCATGGGCTTTAGATGAATCGGCAAAAATTTACGAACAGATTTCAAATTTCAGGGAAGCGGTCAGGATTTACCAGAGAATAATTGAGGAATATTACACTATGCCGCAGAGACCGGATGCTGTAAAAAAGATAAAGGAAATACTACTTACAAAATATTCTGAAAACAGATGGGCTAAAAAGAAAATAGAAGAGATTGATAAAATAATTATAAAAAAACAAACGGAGTAA
- a CDS encoding MotA/TolQ/ExbB proton channel family protein: protein MDIATFTGIIVFLGFVFASIFMSEGIGGFKPFINVEAFLVVIGGTFCALLVNYPLSQVLGVRKVLKKVLLSIGEDTTEIVSTFVNFTKKARTEGLLSLESDVKNIKNDFMRRGVQLVIDGFDSEFIRNMTETEIGFIRERHKVGQEIFNSLGTYAPAFGIIGTVLGMILLLSGVDDVSMVPKRMALALAAAFYGLSAGYLLFYPMAGKLRRRSEEELLVKEIIIRGVLLLQSGVSPLIMESNLKAYLEPAQRLAVKTAKTTTNQV, encoded by the coding sequence ATGGATATAGCAACATTTACAGGTATAATTGTATTTCTTGGATTTGTTTTTGCTTCTATTTTTATGTCGGAAGGTATCGGAGGTTTTAAACCGTTTATAAATGTGGAAGCATTTTTAGTTGTTATTGGCGGTACTTTCTGTGCATTACTCGTAAATTACCCGTTGAGCCAGGTTTTAGGGGTGAGAAAAGTCTTAAAAAAAGTTCTTTTATCAATTGGCGAAGATACTACAGAAATAGTAAGTACATTTGTTAATTTTACAAAAAAAGCGAGAACAGAAGGGCTTCTCTCTCTTGAATCTGACGTAAAGAATATTAAGAATGATTTTATGAGGCGTGGTGTACAGCTTGTAATAGATGGATTTGATTCGGAATTTATAAGGAATATGACAGAAACAGAAATAGGATTTATCAGGGAGAGGCATAAGGTTGGCCAGGAAATTTTCAATTCATTGGGGACATATGCGCCGGCTTTTGGAATTATAGGTACTGTTCTCGGAATGATACTTTTATTAAGTGGAGTAGATGATGTTTCAATGGTCCCAAAAAGAATGGCATTGGCTCTTGCTGCAGCATTTTACGGGCTTTCTGCCGGATACCTGTTGTTTTATCCGATGGCAGGAAAGTTGAGACGGCGTAGTGAAGAAGAACTATTGGTAAAAGAAATTATAATTCGCGGAGTGTTGCTTTTGCAGTCAGGTGTAAGCCCGTTAATAATGGAGTCGAATTTGAAAGCGTATCTTGAACCGGCACAGCGGCTTGCTGTAAAAACAGCTAAGACTACTACTAATCAAGTATAA
- a CDS encoding tetratricopeptide repeat protein has translation MLKKLICFFILISILAPVFSQTREESSQYYLEGLKLYNEKKYDSAIESFAKVLKIAQENYLKEIEATALNNIGLCYKNKGEYKKAIQFYLQSYEIKKMFDNKSDMVVVLNHLAIAYEKLEDYENALKTYDDILRMLNSLKNDKLKAITLNSIGDMYFYLRKHNQAIDYYQKSYEISSKINNGYLSAESLRKIGRIYQEEGDNNESLRLFNKAYVIEKNIKEKENGKDE, from the coding sequence ATGTTAAAAAAGCTTATTTGTTTTTTTATTTTAATTTCTATTTTGGCACCTGTTTTCTCTCAAACAAGAGAGGAATCATCACAATATTATCTGGAAGGATTGAAGTTGTATAATGAAAAAAAATATGATTCGGCAATCGAAAGTTTTGCTAAAGTTTTGAAAATTGCACAAGAAAACTATTTAAAAGAAATTGAAGCAACTGCTTTGAATAATATCGGGTTATGTTATAAGAACAAAGGTGAATATAAAAAAGCTATACAGTTTTATTTGCAATCATATGAAATAAAGAAAATGTTTGATAATAAATCAGATATGGTGGTGGTGTTGAACCATCTTGCTATTGCATATGAAAAGTTAGAAGATTATGAAAATGCATTAAAAACATACGATGATATTTTACGTATGCTTAATAGTTTGAAAAACGACAAGCTTAAAGCAATAACTTTAAATAGTATAGGTGATATGTATTTTTATTTACGTAAGCATAACCAGGCGATAGATTATTACCAAAAATCTTACGAAATAAGCTCTAAAATAAACAATGGTTACCTATCTGCAGAATCACTAAGAAAAATCGGCAGAATATATCAGGAAGAAGGCGACAATAATGAATCCCTGAGACTTTTTAATAAAGCATATGTAATAGAGAAAAACATCAAGGAAAAGGAGAATGGCAAAGATGAATAA
- the ppdK gene encoding pyruvate, phosphate dikinase has product MAKKYVYFFGKGHADGNEKMKNLLGGKGANLAEMVKIGLPVPAGFTITTEVCTAYYKNKKKYPKELKKQVEDSLKKVEKLMGYKFGDKENPLLVSVRSGARKSMPGMMETVLNVGLNNETREGLIKKTNNPRFVYDAHRRLIQMYSDVVMEKAAGIEPAEGKGVRQQLEKELHKMKEKRGVKQDTDLTAEDLKELVEIYKAKVKEVLGKDFPEDPMEQLWGGVGAVFQSWNGRRAISYRKIENIPEEWGTAVNVQAMVFGNMGNSSATGVAFTRNPATGEKVFYGEWLVNAQGEDVVAGIRTPNPINEQGKTEHNKHLSSLEVKMPELYKQLDTIQIKLEKHYKDMQDIEFTIQEGILWMLQCRVGKRNGPAAVRMVVDMVKEKFISKEMAVVRVTPSQLDELLHPIVDPAAEKNSKPIAKGLPAGPGGATGMIVFSASDAVQWKKDGKNVILVREETNPEDVEGMRAANAILTARGGMTSHAALVARGWGKCCIVGAGELRIDYKDKTLKTGDVTLKEGDWLTLNGSKGYIYNGQLPMVKAAEENPYFVEFVKICDSVKKLGVRTNADTPDDAKRARSFGAEGIGLFRTEHMFYGKNSEQPLFLLRKMIISKDLEERKKALAELFPFVKSDIKGTLSAMEGFPVVVRLLDPPLHEFVPKREDERKKLAESLGIGSEEFNKRADALHESNPMMGHRGVRLGITYPEITEMQVRAIFEASAELIKEGRKIIPEIMIPVVGVDNEIKDQKIIVEKIYKEVILKFGIKKIPYLFGTMIEIPRAALTAGKIAGISEFFSFGTNDLTQMGFGFSRDDIGGFMPDYLNKNILPCDPFATIDFEGIGELIKIGIERGRKTKKNLEVGICGEHGGDPESVKFCHRVGMNYVSCSPFRVPIAKLAAAQAVVEGKLKK; this is encoded by the coding sequence ATGGCAAAGAAGTATGTTTATTTTTTTGGTAAGGGACATGCAGATGGAAATGAAAAGATGAAGAATCTTTTGGGTGGCAAGGGTGCAAATCTTGCAGAAATGGTAAAAATCGGACTTCCGGTTCCTGCCGGATTTACTATCACAACAGAGGTTTGTACAGCTTATTATAAAAATAAAAAGAAATATCCGAAAGAACTTAAAAAGCAAGTTGAAGACTCATTAAAAAAAGTTGAAAAACTAATGGGTTATAAGTTTGGTGATAAAGAAAATCCTTTACTTGTGTCCGTAAGAAGCGGCGCGAGGAAATCAATGCCCGGTATGATGGAGACGGTATTAAATGTAGGGCTTAATAATGAAACGAGAGAAGGGCTAATCAAAAAAACAAATAATCCAAGATTTGTTTACGATGCACATCGCCGTCTTATACAGATGTATTCTGATGTTGTAATGGAAAAAGCAGCAGGTATTGAGCCTGCGGAAGGTAAAGGTGTACGTCAACAGCTTGAAAAAGAACTTCATAAAATGAAAGAGAAAAGAGGTGTTAAGCAGGATACGGATCTTACTGCTGAAGATTTAAAAGAACTTGTTGAGATATATAAAGCAAAGGTAAAAGAAGTTTTGGGAAAAGATTTTCCGGAAGACCCTATGGAACAACTTTGGGGCGGAGTCGGCGCTGTTTTTCAATCTTGGAACGGTAGGAGAGCTATATCTTACCGCAAAATAGAAAATATTCCGGAAGAATGGGGAACTGCAGTAAATGTTCAGGCAATGGTTTTTGGAAATATGGGTAATTCTTCTGCTACCGGAGTAGCATTTACCAGAAATCCTGCAACAGGTGAAAAAGTATTTTATGGTGAATGGTTAGTTAATGCTCAGGGTGAAGATGTTGTTGCGGGTATCAGAACGCCGAATCCTATAAATGAACAGGGTAAAACTGAACACAATAAGCATCTTTCTTCACTTGAAGTGAAGATGCCTGAATTATATAAGCAGCTTGATACTATTCAAATTAAACTTGAAAAGCATTATAAGGATATGCAGGATATTGAGTTTACTATTCAGGAAGGTATTCTTTGGATGCTTCAGTGTCGTGTCGGTAAAAGGAATGGTCCTGCTGCGGTAAGAATGGTTGTTGATATGGTAAAAGAAAAATTTATTTCTAAAGAAATGGCAGTAGTTCGCGTTACTCCTTCTCAGTTGGACGAACTTTTGCATCCGATTGTTGACCCTGCTGCAGAAAAAAATTCAAAACCAATAGCAAAAGGACTTCCTGCTGGTCCTGGTGGTGCTACGGGAATGATTGTTTTTTCTGCATCCGACGCTGTCCAGTGGAAAAAGGATGGAAAGAACGTTATTCTTGTAAGAGAAGAAACTAACCCGGAAGATGTTGAAGGTATGCGTGCTGCGAATGCGATTTTAACTGCAAGAGGCGGGATGACATCTCACGCAGCGCTTGTTGCACGGGGTTGGGGTAAATGTTGTATTGTCGGAGCCGGCGAGCTTCGCATAGATTACAAGGATAAAACACTAAAAACAGGAGATGTCACATTAAAAGAAGGTGACTGGCTTACGTTGAATGGTTCAAAAGGCTATATTTACAATGGCCAACTTCCAATGGTAAAAGCTGCCGAAGAGAATCCATATTTTGTGGAGTTTGTGAAAATATGCGATTCTGTGAAGAAACTCGGCGTCAGGACAAACGCCGATACTCCCGATGATGCAAAAAGAGCCAGGAGTTTCGGTGCTGAAGGAATCGGGCTTTTTAGAACTGAACACATGTTTTATGGAAAAAACTCTGAACAACCGTTGTTTTTATTAAGAAAAATGATAATTTCTAAGGATTTAGAAGAAAGGAAAAAAGCTCTTGCTGAACTTTTTCCTTTTGTTAAAAGTGATATAAAAGGAACTCTTTCTGCAATGGAAGGTTTCCCGGTAGTTGTCCGTCTTCTTGACCCGCCGCTTCATGAATTTGTTCCAAAAAGGGAAGATGAACGAAAAAAACTTGCGGAAAGTTTAGGAATAGGTAGTGAGGAATTTAATAAAAGGGCAGATGCTCTACATGAATCAAATCCTATGATGGGTCATCGGGGAGTTCGTCTGGGAATTACCTATCCTGAAATCACAGAGATGCAGGTTAGGGCAATTTTTGAGGCATCGGCAGAACTTATAAAGGAAGGCAGAAAAATCATTCCTGAAATAATGATTCCTGTTGTAGGAGTAGATAACGAAATTAAAGACCAGAAGATTATTGTTGAGAAGATATATAAGGAAGTGATTCTAAAGTTCGGAATAAAGAAGATTCCTTATCTTTTCGGGACAATGATTGAGATTCCGCGAGCAGCACTGACTGCTGGTAAAATTGCGGGAATTTCAGAGTTTTTCTCTTTTGGAACTAATGACCTTACACAAATGGGGTTTGGTTTTTCACGGGACGATATAGGCGGGTTCATGCCTGATTATTTAAATAAGAATATTCTTCCTTGTGACCCGTTTGCAACTATTGATTTCGAGGGTATAGGTGAGTTAATAAAAATTGGAATAGAAAGAGGACGAAAAACTAAAAAGAATTTAGAAGTAGGAATTTGCGGTGAACATGGCGGCGACCCGGAATCGGTAAAGTTCTGCCATCGTGTAGGTATGAATTATGTTTCTTGTTCTCCGTTCAGGGTACCAATTGCCAAACTTGCTGCTGCTCAAGCAGTAGTAGAAGGCAAATTGAAAAAGTAA
- a CDS encoding DUF2148 domain-containing protein: MKIESNNAEISGIITVANIMCVAARTAPKARGIDNIVTLILDGKEKDELIDKMIEVANSGYRTNTFLRDAECVRKATAIVLIGTKISTIGLDCGFCGFDTCKNCEEKKGVCSYNSGDLGIAVGSAVSVAADNRIDNRVMYTAGYTTIKNKLFGDNVKIAFGIPLSASGKNIFFERK; encoded by the coding sequence ATGAAAATTGAATCTAATAATGCAGAAATAAGCGGAATTATAACTGTTGCTAATATTATGTGTGTTGCAGCGAGAACTGCACCAAAAGCAAGAGGTATTGACAATATAGTTACTTTAATTTTAGATGGCAAAGAAAAAGATGAACTTATCGATAAAATGATTGAAGTAGCCAATAGCGGGTATAGAACAAACACATTTTTAAGAGACGCTGAATGCGTTAGAAAAGCGACCGCAATCGTTTTAATAGGAACCAAAATTTCTACAATTGGACTGGATTGTGGTTTTTGCGGGTTTGATACTTGTAAAAATTGTGAAGAAAAGAAAGGCGTATGCTCTTATAATTCCGGTGATCTAGGAATTGCAGTTGGATCCGCAGTATCTGTAGCTGCAGATAATCGTATTGACAACAGGGTCATGTATACAGCGGGTTATACAACAATAAAAAACAAACTATTTGGTGATAATGTAAAAATCGCTTTTGGAATACCACTTTCAGCTTCCGGTAAAAATATTTTTTTTGAAAGAAAGTGA
- a CDS encoding transglycosylase domain-containing protein: MKKWIYLALGVILFFAFIERLIKYLGDIPDPAQLINYTPSLTTKIYDINGEMIAELFTEKRTFIPISQIPKDMINAVIAIEDTRFFNHWGIDPYRIVGAFVSNLKAGGVVEGGSTITQQLSKIIFLSRRKTLTRKIKEVILALQLERDYSKYEILEMYLNQIYFGSGAYGITTAAKLYFGKNVQNLTLEECALLAGLPRAPSMYSPFKNPEKAIQRRAIVLARMRDVGFITNEQKKIAEEKNIVIAPPFITTKIAPHFIDNIRQSLEVKYGSQLYEGGLEIYTTLDKKMQIAAESVFQRNLTNFDSLKKSTSPVEGALLCLDVKTGGIRALVGGRNFQTSQFNRVFQAQRQPGSSFKAFVYTAAIENGFTPVSIIEDTPVTFFNNGRDWELLSNTTDFSDVQDKILLNNLIKKDKEAKNPNEKVLWKPQNYSEKFYGLVLLRKALEHSLNICSIKITEKISPTVVAYYAKQLGIESPLTATLSLALGSSEVTLKEMTSAFECLANSGIKTIPYSIVRILNSKGRILEEYAPEEKDVITPQTAFIMTNLLRGVIEHGTGVNAKELRRPAAGKTGTTNDCADAWFIGYTPQLVCGVWVGYDNHQSLGNKMTGGRIACPIWTEFMRASLKGQPTIDFSPPSNITFVKIDPKTGLLSLGNSKETYLESFITGTEPKEFSFSKDIATQSKIKKIDDETEVNASTVPAISVTKTNLVDGTTKPAPVLPTINNDSEGGF; encoded by the coding sequence ATGAAAAAATGGATTTATTTGGCACTTGGAGTTATTCTGTTTTTTGCTTTCATTGAGCGACTGATAAAATATTTAGGCGACATTCCGGATCCGGCTCAGTTAATCAATTATACCCCCTCTTTAACCACGAAAATTTACGATATAAATGGTGAAATGATTGCCGAGCTTTTTACTGAAAAAAGAACCTTTATACCGATTTCTCAAATTCCAAAAGACATGATAAACGCAGTAATTGCTATTGAAGATACCCGTTTTTTCAACCATTGGGGGATTGACCCTTACAGGATTGTCGGTGCATTTGTTTCCAATTTGAAAGCAGGAGGAGTAGTTGAAGGTGGCTCAACAATTACCCAGCAACTTTCAAAAATAATATTTTTATCCAGAAGAAAAACCCTGACGCGCAAAATTAAAGAGGTAATTCTTGCACTACAATTAGAGCGAGATTACTCAAAATATGAAATCTTAGAAATGTATCTTAATCAAATTTATTTTGGAAGCGGCGCGTACGGTATTACCACGGCTGCAAAACTTTACTTCGGAAAAAATGTTCAAAATTTAACCCTTGAAGAATGCGCATTATTAGCAGGTTTACCAAGAGCACCATCTATGTATTCGCCGTTCAAAAACCCAGAAAAAGCAATCCAAAGAAGAGCAATCGTTTTAGCAAGGATGCGGGATGTCGGTTTTATTACAAATGAACAAAAAAAAATAGCAGAAGAAAAAAACATTGTTATAGCACCGCCATTTATAACAACTAAAATAGCACCTCATTTTATTGATAATATCAGACAGTCGCTTGAGGTAAAATATGGAAGTCAGTTATACGAAGGCGGACTTGAAATTTATACAACACTTGACAAAAAAATGCAGATAGCAGCAGAAAGTGTTTTTCAGCGAAATCTTACAAACTTTGATTCTTTAAAAAAATCAACCAGTCCGGTAGAAGGTGCACTTTTGTGTTTGGATGTTAAAACTGGTGGAATAAGAGCTTTAGTCGGAGGTAGAAACTTTCAGACAAGTCAATTTAACAGGGTTTTCCAGGCACAACGGCAACCCGGCAGTTCTTTTAAAGCTTTTGTTTATACTGCTGCTATTGAAAATGGATTTACACCCGTATCAATTATAGAAGACACACCGGTTACATTTTTCAACAACGGCAGAGATTGGGAACTCTTATCAAACACAACCGATTTTTCAGATGTCCAGGATAAAATTTTACTTAACAATCTTATAAAAAAAGATAAAGAAGCAAAAAATCCAAATGAAAAGGTCTTATGGAAACCACAAAATTACTCGGAAAAATTTTACGGATTAGTTCTTTTAAGAAAAGCACTTGAACATTCTCTAAATATTTGTTCTATAAAAATAACTGAAAAAATCAGTCCGACAGTAGTGGCATATTATGCAAAGCAACTTGGCATAGAATCCCCGCTAACAGCAACATTATCACTTGCACTCGGCTCATCAGAAGTTACGCTAAAAGAAATGACTTCTGCTTTTGAATGCTTAGCTAATTCAGGCATTAAAACAATTCCTTACTCAATTGTAAGAATTTTAAACAGTAAAGGCAGGATATTGGAAGAATATGCTCCTGAAGAAAAAGATGTAATAACACCTCAGACGGCATTTATAATGACAAATCTTTTAAGGGGCGTTATAGAACACGGAACAGGTGTAAATGCCAAAGAGTTAAGAAGACCGGCTGCAGGAAAAACAGGTACAACTAATGATTGTGCAGATGCATGGTTTATTGGTTATACCCCTCAACTTGTATGTGGTGTATGGGTTGGTTATGATAACCACCAATCGCTTGGTAATAAAATGACGGGGGGACGAATTGCGTGTCCAATATGGACTGAATTCATGAGAGCGTCCCTCAAGGGTCAGCCAACAATAGACTTCTCACCTCCATCTAACATAACATTCGTAAAAATTGACCCTAAAACAGGACTTTTATCATTAGGTAATTCAAAAGAAACATATCTTGAATCATTCATTACAGGAACAGAACCTAAGGAATTCTCGTTTAGTAAAGACATAGCCACACAAAGCAAGATAAAAAAAATTGATGATGAAACGGAAGTAAATGCATCAACTGTTCCGGCAATATCAGTAACAAAAACAAATCTTGTTGACGGTACAACCAAACCTGCACCTGTTTTACCTACAATTAATAATGATTCAGAAGGCGGATTCTAG
- a CDS encoding VWA domain-containing protein translates to MFLTLALFLICGMSFVFPQAKNKNIEIILDASVSMNGEINDDKKIDIARKTILKILSDISPSTSSYFRIGLRTFGEEKDIDYKKDSQLLIPLEELNLKEFEYKLNNIIPSGYSPIAYSLLMASYDFPIGGNNMIILITDGRESGGGDPVVVAKQLRNEGFNIVINVIGYAVGKEDEQMLKEIAVVSSGTYSAVNNSKTLEENIRGIIGYENLMEKPKERIKLKQDTWESKEPFSAMEYSLFFPGLGQIYTDRPIKGIIDFVSEWMLIGFNYNITQIHEYKSNPLASFPKDFLDFSCLSFYLSSSIGAYLYAENRNNKEHWEMKSPEGAFLRSVVLPGWGQLYIGDNPEAGLSYICWTGFFYYKLVNPIPGGINGDSSDRKNIRTDCRNILRLIYGLQMLTFISAEMHNNEAVEYQRFAKNNYDIYFGSLRNTNFVPALFVRRTF, encoded by the coding sequence GTGTTTCTGACACTTGCTCTTTTTTTAATTTGCGGCATGTCTTTTGTTTTCCCGCAGGCTAAAAATAAAAACATTGAGATTATACTTGACGCATCTGTAAGTATGAACGGTGAAATTAACGATGATAAAAAAATAGATATTGCCAGAAAAACAATCTTAAAAATACTTTCAGATATCTCACCAAGTACTTCATCTTATTTTAGGATAGGGTTAAGGACTTTTGGTGAAGAAAAAGATATTGATTATAAAAAGGATTCCCAGCTTCTTATTCCGCTTGAAGAATTAAATCTTAAAGAATTCGAATATAAACTTAATAATATAATTCCAAGCGGTTATAGCCCGATAGCATATTCTTTGCTAATGGCAAGTTATGATTTTCCAATAGGCGGCAACAATATGATTATTCTTATTACTGATGGACGGGAGAGTGGTGGTGGCGACCCTGTCGTTGTTGCAAAGCAGCTTAGAAATGAAGGTTTTAATATTGTCATAAATGTTATTGGTTATGCTGTTGGGAAAGAAGACGAACAAATGTTAAAAGAAATTGCTGTTGTTTCAAGTGGAACATATAGTGCTGTTAATAATAGTAAAACTTTAGAAGAAAATATTAGGGGTATTATCGGATATGAAAATCTTATGGAAAAACCGAAAGAAAGAATAAAATTAAAACAAGATACTTGGGAAAGCAAAGAACCTTTTAGTGCTATGGAGTATTCATTGTTTTTTCCCGGTTTAGGTCAAATCTATACAGATAGACCAATAAAAGGAATTATTGATTTTGTTTCAGAATGGATGCTGATAGGTTTTAATTATAATATTACACAGATACATGAATATAAAAGTAACCCTTTAGCTTCATTTCCAAAAGATTTTCTTGATTTTTCTTGTTTAAGCTTTTATCTTTCAAGTAGTATCGGTGCATATCTTTATGCGGAGAACAGGAATAATAAGGAACATTGGGAGATGAAATCACCAGAGGGCGCATTTTTAAGATCAGTTGTCCTTCCGGGTTGGGGACAACTATATATTGGCGATAATCCGGAAGCAGGACTTTCTTATATTTGCTGGACAGGATTTTTTTATTACAAATTGGTCAATCCGATACCGGGAGGAATTAATGGTGACAGTTCTGATAGAAAAAATATTAGAACTGATTGCAGGAACATCCTAAGGTTAATATATGGTCTTCAGATGCTTACTTTTATTTCTGCTGAAATGCATAATAACGAGGCAGTGGAATATCAGAGATTTGCAAAAAACAATTATGATATATATTTTGGTTCCCTGAGAAACACCAATTTTGTTCCTGCGCTATTTGTAAGAAGAACATTTTAG
- a CDS encoding flagellar motor protein MotB, translating into MSILKPPRGYISETDARVSQVGHAAPPWLINYADLMTELAAFFIMMYAMASALSGTMQKATKEVKETMKQEGIAGEAKMTKEGLKITFEEQQSVPFFVSGSAELLPAMKQYINKITPVLKKGLALKNNVLIVEGHTDNVPIATTQFASNWELSTARATNVVKYIISQGISPEKMAAIGYGEHKPIVPNDSDANKAKNRRVVFLIKLVSPEGEAK; encoded by the coding sequence ATGTCAATATTAAAACCACCAAGAGGATACATTTCTGAAACTGATGCAAGAGTTTCACAAGTGGGACATGCAGCACCTCCATGGCTTATAAACTATGCTGACTTAATGACGGAATTAGCTGCATTTTTTATAATGATGTATGCTATGGCATCTGCACTTTCAGGTACAATGCAGAAGGCAACAAAAGAAGTAAAAGAAACTATGAAACAGGAAGGAATAGCCGGTGAAGCAAAAATGACTAAAGAGGGATTAAAGATTACATTTGAAGAGCAACAAAGTGTTCCTTTTTTTGTTTCAGGTAGTGCTGAACTTCTTCCTGCAATGAAACAGTATATTAACAAAATAACACCGGTATTGAAAAAAGGACTTGCACTAAAAAATAACGTTCTTATTGTTGAAGGTCATACGGATAATGTTCCAATAGCAACAACTCAATTTGCATCCAATTGGGAGCTTTCAACTGCGCGCGCGACAAATGTTGTAAAATATATTATAAGTCAGGGAATTTCACCTGAAAAAATGGCAGCGATTGGATATGGAGAACACAAGCCGATAGTTCCAAATGATTCAGATGCAAATAAAGCTAAAAATAGAAGGGTGGTGTTTTTAATAAAACTGGTTTCACCAGAAGGGGAGGCAAAGTAA